A DNA window from Hordeum vulgare subsp. vulgare chromosome 1H, MorexV3_pseudomolecules_assembly, whole genome shotgun sequence contains the following coding sequences:
- the LOC123446924 gene encoding GATA transcription factor 12-like, whose amino-acid sequence MEVAAAECAGGGLREVKKEAAAAGDVFLVDDLLDLPCDDDGEEEDEAAGFADGADCSAGGAGNASADSSTVTAVDSCSNSLSGGLADGDFSGGLCEPYDQLAELEWLSNYMGDDNFPTEDLRKLQLISGIPSASSQTAPKAAAPVQPCGGGGVALWRSEAQAGQVAVPGKARSKRSRVAPCNWSSRLLVLPPAPASPPSPASAVISPSESGTAFPLFPNKKPAKSSKKKEAPAAPAMTAAEAAAAEGRRCLHCETDKTPQWRTGPLGPKTLCNACGVRYKSGRLVPEYRPAASPTFVPSKHSNSHRKVVELRRQKDAPPTQHQLLHQQPQQHQLGQGLGFHVPSPLLFDGPAAPHLGGGAEEFLIRNRIGPDHRQLI is encoded by the exons atggaggtggcggcggccgaGTGCGCGGGCGGCGGCCTGCGGGAGGTCAAGAAggaggccgccgccgccggcgacgTGTTCCTCGTCGACGACCTCCTCGACCTGCCCTGCGACGAcgacggggaggaggaggacgaggcggcgggGTTCGCCGACGGGGCCGACTGCAGCGCCGGCGGCGCCGGCAACGCGTCGGCCGACTCCTCCACCGTCACCGCCGTCGACAGCTGCAGCAACTCCCTCTCCGGCGGCCTCGCCGACGGCGACTTCTCCGGCGGCCTCTGCGAGCCG TACGACCAGTTGGCGGAGCTGGAATGGCTGTCCAACTACATGGGCGACGACAACTTCCCCACCGAGGACCTCCGCAAGCTGCAGCTCATCTCCGGCATCCCCTCGGCGTCCTCCCAGACGGCGCCCAAGGCCGCGGCGCCGGTgcagccttgtggcggcggcggtgtGGCCTTGTGGCGCTCGGAGGCTCAGGCGGGGCAGGTGGCTGTTCCGGGCAAGGcgcgcagcaagcggtcccgcgtGGCGCCGTGCAACTGGTCCTCCCGCCTGCTCGTGCTCCCGCCGGCGCCGGCCTCGCCGCCCTCCCCGGCGTCCGCGGTCATCTCGCCGTCCGAGTCCGGCACGGCCTTCCCGCTCTTCCCGAACAAGAAGCCCGCCAAGTCGTCCAAGAAGAAGGAGGCGCCGGCCGCCCCCGCCATGACCGCCGCGGAGGCCGCGGCCGCGGAGGGGAGGCGGTGCCTGCACTGCGAGACCGACAAGACGCCGCAGTGGAGGACGGGGCCGCTGGGGCCCAAGACGCTGTGCAACGCGTGCGGGGTGCGGTACAAGTCCGGGCGGCTGGTGCCGGAGTACCGGCCGGCGGCGAGCCCGACGTTCGTGCCGTCCAAGCACTCCAACTCGCACCGCAAGGTGGTGGAGCTGCGGCGCCAGAAGGACGCTCCGCCGACGCAGCATCAGCTCCTGCACCAGCAGCCGCAGCAGCACCAGCTTGGGCAGGGCCTGGGGTTCCACGTGCCGAGCCCGCTGCTGTTCGACGGGCCGGCGGCGCCGCACCTGGGCGGCGGCGCGGAAGAGTTCCTCATCCGCAACCGCATAGGCCCCGACCACCGGCAGCTCATCTAg
- the LOC123416066 gene encoding sugar transport protein 8-like, whose amino-acid sequence MAGGFVTAEGKTGHRQFKGKITWYVWICGIIAATCGLMFGYDIGISGGVTAMDDFLVRFFPTVYARKHRAKENNYCKFDDQRLQLFTSSLYLAALVTSLGASMVCTRFGRKRTMQAASVFFLIGAGLCAGAVNIAMLIIGRISLGVGVGFGNQAAPLFLSEIAPAHIRGALNILFQLNVTIGILVANIVNYFTSNIHPIGWRYSLGGAGVPAAILFLGSLVITETPTSLIERGHHVAGRAMLERIRGTKEVDEEFDEINSACETAAALCAEEKPFRRLRRRESRPPLVIAIVMQVFQQFTGINAIMFYAPVLFQTMGFESNASLLSAVVTGGVNVLSTLVSIVLVDKIGRRKLLLEACVQMLIAQVTVGGIMWVQVKDNNNPSHSWALAIVVLICVYVSSFAWSWGPMGWLIPSETFPLATRTAGFSLAVSSNMFFTFVIAQAFLSMMCTMRAFIFFFFGICIVIMGVFVLTLLPETKGVPIDEMVDRVWRRHWFWKRFFGDADEAKINNC is encoded by the exons ATGGCAGGGGGGTTCGTGACTGCAGAGGGCAAGACTGGCCACCGCCAGTTCAAGGGGAAGATCACATGGTACGTCTGGATCTGCGGTATCATCGCTGCCACATGCGGGTTGATGTTCGGCTACGACATTGGTATCTCAG GCGGCGTGACGGCCATGGACGACTTCCTGGTGAGGTTCTTCCCGACGGTGTACGCCCGGAAGCACCGTGCCAAGGAGAACAACTACTGCAAGTTCGACGACCAGCGGCTGCAGCTCTTCACGTCGTCGCTCTACCTGGCCGCGCTCGTCACGAGCTTAGGGGCGTCCATGGTGTGCACGCGCTTCGGCCGCAAGCGCACCATGCAGGCCGCCTCCGTCTTCTTCCTCATCGGCGCCGGCCTGTGCGCGGGGGCCGTCAACATCGCCATGCTCATCATCGGCCGCATCAGcctcggcgtcggcgtcggcttCGGCAACCAGGCCGCGCCGCTCTTCCTCTCCGAGATCGCGCCGGCGCACATCCGCGGGGCGCTCAACATCCTCTTCCAGCTCAACGTCACCATCGGGATCCTCGTGGCCAACATCGTCAACTACTTCACGTCCAACATCCACCCGATCGGCTGGAGATACTCGCTCGGTGGTGCGGGGGTCCCGGCGGCGATACTGTTCCTCGGGTCCCTCGTCATCACTGAGACGCCGACGAGCCTCATCGAGCGCGGGCACCACGTGGCCGGCCGTGCCATGCTGGAGAGGATCCGCGGCACTAAGGAGGTGGACGAAGAGTTCGACGAGATCAACTCCGCATGCGAGACGGCGGCTGCGTTGTGCGCCGAGGAGAAGCCGTTCCGGCGGCTCAGGCGCCGCGAGAGCCGGCCGCCGCTGGTGATCGCCATCGTCATGCAGGTGTTCCAGCAGTTCACGGGCATCAACGCCATCATGTTCTACGCGCCGGTGCTGTTCCAGACCATGGGCTTCGAGAGCAATGCCTCTCTCCTCTCCGCCGTCGTGACCGGTGGCGTCAATGTCCTCTCGACACTCGTGTCCATCGTCCTCGTCGACAAGATCGGCCGCCGCAAGCTACTCCTCGAGGCCTGCGTCCAAATGCTCATCGCCCAG GTGACGGTGGGAGGGATCATGTGGGTACAGGTGAAGGACAACAACAACCCTAGCCACTCGTGGGCGCTGGCCATCGTGGTGTTGATATGCGTCTACGTGTCTAGCTTCGCGTGGTCGTGGGGTCCTATGGGTTGGCTCATCCCATCGGAGACGTTCCCGCTGGCGACGCGGACGGCGGGGTTCTCCCTGGCGGTGAGCTCCAACATGTTCTTCACCTTCGTGATCGCGCAGGCGTTCCTGTCCATGATGTGCACCATGCGggccttcatcttcttcttcttcggcatCTGCATCGTCATCATGGGGGTCTTCGTCCTCACGCTGCTGCCGGAGACCAAGGGCGTGCCCATCGACGAGATGGTCGACCGGGTGTGGCGGCGGCACTGGTTCTGGAAGAGATTCTTCGGCGACGCCGATGAGGCCAAGATTAATAACTGCTAG